A part of Sebastes umbrosus isolate fSebUmb1 chromosome 21, fSebUmb1.pri, whole genome shotgun sequence genomic DNA contains:
- the htr5ab gene encoding 5-hydroxytryptamine (serotonin) receptor 5A, genome duplicate b: MTYPNTSILTANFSGALDGHDSGGNIYRPFSVFSVLTLTLLAMLVVATFVWNLLVLVTILRVRTFHRVPHNLVASMAISDVMVAALVMPLSLVHELNGRLWKLGRVLCQVWISFDVLCCTASIWNVTAIALDRYWSITRHLEYTLKTRKKISNVMIALTWVLSSIISLSPLFGWGETYTEGMKCQVSQDPSYTIFSTFGAFYLPLCVVLFVYWKIYKAAKFRIGSRKTNTITPMAEVKDETHHPQMVFTVRHATVTFQTDGDTWREQKEKKAALMVGILIGVFVLCWIPFFITELIVPLCSCDIPPIWKSIFLWLGYSNSFFNPLIYTAFNKNYNNALRNLFSRQR, encoded by the exons ATGACGTATCCCAACACCAGCATACTGACAGCCAACTTCAGTGGAGCTCTGGACGGCCATGACTCCGGGGGAAACATCTACCGgcctttttctgttttcagcGTGCTCACTCTGACACTACTGGCAATGCTAGTGGTGGCCACCTTTGTGTGGAACTTGCTGGTGCTGGTTACCATCCTGAGGGTGAGGACATTCCACCGGGTGCCCCATAACCTCGTGGCGTCCATGGCCATCTCCGACGTGATGGTGGCCGCCCTGGTCATGCCGCTCAGCCTCGTCCACGAGCTCAACGGCAGGCTGTGGAAGCTGGGCCGCGTGCTGTGCCAGGTGTGGATCTCCTTCGACGTGCTCTGCTGCACGGCCAGCATCTGGAACGTGACGGCCATCGCGCTGGACCGCTACTGGTCCATCACCAGGCACCTGGAGTACACGCTCAAGACGCGCAAAAAGATCTCCAACGTGATGATCGCGCTCACGTGGGTGCTGTCCTCCATCATTTCCCTGTCGCCGCTGTTCGGCTGGGGGGAGACGTACACGGAGGGGATGAAGTGCCAGGTGAGCCAGGATCCGTCCTACACGATCTTCTCCACCTTCGGAGCGTTTTACCTGCCGCTTTGTGTGGtgctgtttgtttattggaAGATCTACAAGGCTGCCAAGTTTCGGATTGGCTCCCGCAAGACCAACACAATAACACCCATGGCTGAG GTAAAGGACGAAACACATCATCCGCAGATGGTGTTTACTGTGCGCCACGCCACCGTGACCTTCCAGACAGACGGGGACACATGGCGCGagcagaaggagaagaaagCGGCGCTGATGGTGGGCATTTTGATCGGCGTGTTTGTACTTTGCTGGATCCCGTTCTTCATCACCGAGCTCATCGTCCCACTGTGCTCCTGTGACATCCCGCCCATCTGGAAGAGCATCTTCCTGTGGCTGGGCTACTCCAACTCCTTCTTTAACCCGCTCATATACACCGCCTTTAATAAGAACTACAACAATGCCCTGAGGAACCTCTTCTCCCGGCAGCGCTAA